A genomic region of Arachis stenosperma cultivar V10309 chromosome 9, arast.V10309.gnm1.PFL2, whole genome shotgun sequence contains the following coding sequences:
- the LOC130949953 gene encoding uncharacterized protein LOC130949953 codes for MANTFNIVWSGPKLDGKLDYSYWETLMSTHLKAQNLWNFIEPGLQEGADAAQQRRDQLALSQIHQGVDYTVFGKIANAKSAQEAWNTLKLSYKGVDKAQKAKLQSLRREYERYEMSSSETIEQYFTRVTNLVNKMRVYGEDMPDSKVVEKILRTMPMKYDHVVTTILESHDMDTMTIAELQGTMESHISRILEKSEKSTEEVLKSRVNFNNVAEQ; via the coding sequence ATGGCAAACACTTTCAATATTGTGTGGTCCGGTCCCAAGTTAGATGGAAAACTTGATTATAGTTATTGGGAGACTTTGATGTCTACCCATTTGAAGGCCCAGAACTTGTGGAATTTCATTGAACCGGGTTTGCAAGAAGGAGCAGATGCTGCCCAACAAAGGAGAGATCAATTGGCGCTATCTCAAATTCATCAAGGAGTAGATTATACGGTGTTTGGCAAAATAGCAAATGCCAAAAGTGCACAGGAAGCATGGAACACGTTGAAGCTGTCATACAAAGGCGTAGATAAAGCTCAGAAAGCAAAGCTACAGTCTTTAAGAAGAGAATATGAAAGGTACGAGATGTCGAGCTCAGAAACTATTGAGCAATATTTTACTCGTGTTACAAATCTTGTCAATAAGATGAGAGTCTATGGAGAAGATATGCCCGATAGCAAAGTAGTGGAGAAAATTCTTCGCACCATGCCGATGAAGTATGACCATGTGGTGACTACGATACTAGAGTCCCACGATATGGATACTATGACGATTGCAGAGTTGCAAGGAACTATGGAAAGCCACATCAGTAGAATACTAGAGAAGTCAGAAAAATCAACTGAGGAAGTCCTGAAAAGCCGAGTGAATTTCAACAACGTTGCAGAACAGTAG
- the LOC130950572 gene encoding protein SIEVE ELEMENT OCCLUSION B-like produces the protein MAQTIGASGATHLIKSQLRGPFDHDDSQILEKVYITHLHDDKSCDTGSLYNIVTNVLTKNGRAAPVTGFQQPDFRTLKLISCQMIKTPGEEKYVHQTTMWILQQLKAYSWDAKAVITVAAFALEYGNLVYLKEINQSSVDQVANSLKQLNQVESRSVSNEATKLVSVVLEALHHVIEWAKWSSNGYDTEDVPSLSRALQEIPFIVYWTIASLVACTANIVVASDYALSKFTEKLYSFDESLNRHLTSSREEIAALDDYQRRWKRFYNPKDVVELLKLLVHRTGTPLPQLFDGTTKTKFDIDILRGNNVLLFISSLDKIEDEIQLLNSLYLRLESHPNDVVKTFRKGDFKILWVPIVREWDDVLNNKFTRLKNHNIKWYALEQSTTLADAGLIRERLNYRGKPIVTVFDSSGHILNEDAMDLIFQWGIDAFPFRKEDGDELVKKWKWFWDVTRKVNLGIQEVKGDRYIFIYGGGDSKWMNNFTFALDKLRKHETITGIDAIIEHYQLGKTDPKVVPRFWIEIESKKLKKHEGALDCEIQRIVKSLLCLKQDPQGWVILTKGYNVKVLGHGEPMYKTVEEFDKWQDKVLQKEGFDIAFKEYYDIKLKEFEALQPCSVVNVDDYNANVIATITCPNPTCGRVMEVTSVNYKCCHRDASA, from the exons ATGGCACAAACCATTGGAGCTTCAGGTGCCACTCATCTGATCAAATCTCAGCTTCGAGGCCCCTTTGACCATGATGACTCTCAAATACTTGAAAAAGTTTACATCACCCACCTTCATGATGATAAAAGTTGTGATACTGGAAGTCTTTACAACATTGTTACCAATGTTCTTACTAAG AATGGCAGAGCTGCTCCTGTGACTGGTTTTCAACAACCAGATTTTCGGACACTCAAGCTGATTTCTTGTCag ATGATAAAAACTCCTGGTGAAGAGAAGTATGTGCACCAAACAACAATGTGGATATTGCAGCAACTGAAGGCGTATTCATGGGACGCAAAGGCAGTAATAACTGTGGCTGCATTTGCTTTGGAGTATGGGAATCTTGTGTACCTTAAAGAGATAAATCAAAGCAGCGTGGACCAGGTTGCAAACTCACTGAAGCAACTAAACCAAGTGGAAAGCAGGAGTGTGAGTAATGAAGCTACCAAGTTGGTGAGTGTGGTTCTGGAAGCACTTCATCACGTGATAGAATGGGCAAAATGGTCTTCTAATGGCTATGACACTGAGGATGTTCCTTCTTTGTCTCGTGCATTGCAAGAGATCCCATTTATTGTCTATTGGACAATTGCTTCCCTTGTTGCCTGTACTGCCAACATTGTTGTTGCCTc GGACTATGCATTGTCAAAATTCACAGAAAAGCTTTATTCATTTGATGAAAGTCTGAATCGACATCTGACATCGAGCCGGGAGGAAATTG CTGCCCTTGATGATTACCAGAGGCGTTGGAAGAGATTTTACAATCCTAAAGATGTCGTGGAACTCTTGAAGCTTCTCGTCCACCGCACTGGAACGCCGCTTCCACAATTATTTGATGGCACCACCAAAACCAAATTC GATATTGATATCTTGAGGGGTAACAATGTGCTACTATTTATTTCAAGTTTGGACAAGATTGAAGATGAGATTCAGCTTTTGAATTCTCTGTATCTTAGACTGGAATCGCATCCAAATGATGTAGTAAAAACCTTTAGGAAAGGTGATTTCAAGATTTTATGGGTCCCAATTGTGAGAGAGTGGGACGATGTGCTCAACAATAAATTCACCCGCCTGAAAAACCATAACATCAAATGGTATGCATTGGAACAATCCACCACCTTAGCAGATGCTGGCTTAATTAGAGAGAGATTGAATTACCGGGGAAAACCTATTGTCACGGTGTTTGATTCTTCTGGTCACATACTTAATGAAGATGCAATGGACTTGATCTTTCAATGGGGGATTGATGCATTCCCATTCAGGAAAGAAGATGGTGATGAACTTGTTAAGAAATGGAAGTGGTTCTGGGATGTTACAAGGAAAGTCAACCTTGGAATTCAG GAGGTGAAAGGGGACAGGTATATTTTCATCTATGGTGGTGGTGATAGCAAGTGGATGAATAACTTCACATTTGCATTGGATAAGTTGAGAAAGCACGAAACTATCACAGGCATAGATGCTATAATAGAGCACTACCAATTGGGAAAGACAGATCCAAAGGTGGTTCCTCGTTTTTGGATTGAAATAGAAAGCAAGAAACTGAAGAAGCACGAGGGTGCCTTAGATTGTGAGATACAAAGGATAGTGAAGAGCTTGCTCTGCCTCAAACAAGATCCACAAGGATGGGTTATTCTCACCAAAGGGTATAATGTGAAGGTTTTGGGTCATGGCGAACCCATGTATAAAACTGTGGAGGAGTTTGACAAGTGGCAAGACAAAGTGCTTCAAAAAGAAGGATTTGACATTGCTTTCAAAGAGTACTATGATATTAAGCTCaaagagtttgaagctcttcaGCCATGTTCGGTTGTCAATGTTGATGACTATAATGCAAATGTCATAGCTACCATAACATGCCCAAATCCCACTTGTGGTCGGGTCATGGAGGTCACTTCTGTTAATTACAAGTGTTGCCACCGTGATGCTTCAGCTTAG